The Eubacterium maltosivorans genome includes the window TACTTCTGGCGGCGGTACTGTTTATACCGGGTCTCAACACCCTGTTCCTCGTGGCGCCGCTAACCCTTGGACAGATCGGCCAGATATGCCTGCTGGCATTTCTGCCTACCCTGATCATCCAGATTACTAAAATGGTCACAGGCCGGCAGCATGCCAGTGCCGTGACTGGCAAACCCAGCCTGTCGGATGATTAAGCATTTAAAAAGCCCGGTTTTTCAAAAGAAAAACCGGGCTTTTTTGCTACATCAGTAAAAACATTGCAAAGCTGAAGATCATCTCTTCATTTCCCTGAAAGGCCTCAATGGCATATGGAATTGCCTCCTTTGGAATCTCATACTTTTCAATATTCGCTTCATAATCATTATAATATTCGGAATTAATATTCATTTTTTCTCCTTAATAGACGCCATATTCCTTAACAAAATTCAATAACTCTTTATACAGATTTATATCCGCGTCGTTTGCCCGAAGCAGTGATTTGTCTAAACTGAAAATATAATTTCCGCCTGGCGCCAGCACATCAATTATTTCCTTCGCTTTATCTTTCACCTGCTGCAGTGTACCTGCTTTAAGCAACGACAGAGGATAAAAACCTGTAAGAATAAATTTTGAACCAAGTTTTTCCTTGAAAAGCTTTGGATCACCAAACTCCGCCATCAGCTGACATCCTTGTGGAAGCTCCTGCATATAGTCAAGGTAGCGTGTAAAATCATTTTCCATAAAAATCGAAACAGCTGTATTTGTTTTAACCAGTTCCTCGACCAGCTTTTTAAACGTTGGCCAATAAAAACGTTCAAAATCCTTCTTTTTAATATAGGTTGCCATATGAAGTGGAATCATACAAGCGCCGCGTACCTCAGGCGTCCCCTTTGCCCCTGTCTTGACCATCAATGGGAGGATCGCTTCACAGGCTGCTTCAACTTTTTCCGGATTTCTTCGAATATCCATGGACATGCCCGTAAAAGATCGGAGCAGATCTGCAATAAAATCCATAGGCGCATCTGTTTGTGCAAAAGCGCCGCCAAGATTCGATTTTCCATATTTCAGACAGATTTCATTTTTAGCGGCCCCAATTTTTCCCATTGTCCCATAAAAGCTTGAAAAACCTTTTGCCAAAGACATAGCGGATTCCGGCCATGGCTTATCGAGCTCTTTATACAGCCTTGGAATGATCTTATCCCATAGGAATTCGTAAGGCGCTTCGATCAATGCATCATATTCCCCAGGCTCCATTACAGAAATTTCCGGATGCTGCAAAAAGCCATCGCTCCCCATCTGAAAATGCCTTGCGCCCAGAAGCTTATAAAAATGCGGAAACCGTACTGTCGTGACACCAAGGTTATCACTTTCAAAATCTTCTGCGACACGTTCCATGGCCTTTATCAGATAATTAATATCAAACTGGTGAATATTCAGATTGTAGCCTGCATACTCCAGGGCAGCGGCTGCGTCCATGTTCAGATTAATGGGCACACGCTTGGGAATTTTTCCGGAACGCACATCGGTATAAAGCTGATTTCTTTCAACTGTGTTTTTGTTTATTTCCATACTAGTCTTTTTCTCCTTCGCCTTCTGTTTTTAATGTCTTGTATTTTGATTTAAAAAATAAATATAAGCCTGTTCCTAAAATATAAAGCAGTATTATGACATTTGCCGTTGCCGGATTCCCGGCTAACAGAGCATACACCTGGGTGGACATAATAAGGTATGTGATGACCACCATCGTCCTGAGTCGCCATTTTGGATAACGTTTCGAATAAACGCTTTGCTTCCATTCTTCTGGATATTTCTCCGGTAATTTCAAAATCCCTGCCATCGGGATCAATATCGACAAAATCGTCATACCAACCGCAATTTTAGAAACCACCGTTAAATCCATCCCTAAAAGCGCAGGGACGAGCCCCAGAATATAGAAAATGGTCGTCAGAATATAGGGAACCTCGTATTTGTTTGTTTTTCCCCAGGCCTTTGGCAGCCATCCATCCTTGCAGGCCTGAATCAAAGAGCTCGAATACCACACAAAGCTTGAATTTAAAGTAGTGATCAACGCTCCCAGCGCTCCACCAATAATAAAAATACTAAAAAACAGATTATTGGGATATACAATGCGCGCCGTGACAACCAAAGATTGGTATGCCGCTTCGGCCTGCGGAATCACGCCGCTTGCCACAATGCCGATAAACATATACAGTATCGTCACACCAATGGTCACGATATAGATAACCTTTGTTGTCACCTTTTCAGGATTTTTGATCTTCGGTGCAAAATCTGTGATGATATATGCACCACCAACAGCGAAAAACAGAAGCGAAACCGCAGAGTAAAACCCGCTGAATCCATTTACGAAGAATGCTCTTTGTTCAAAAAAGTCAGGTTCCACCTTTCCAATGCCAAAAATAACAAAGGAGAGCAGACTGAATACCAAAATGACAAAGAGAATATTCTGCACAATCGCTGCATTTTTTATGCCAAAAAGATTGATGATATAAAACAACGTTAAAACACCTGCCGCCACCACCTTCATTCCCACTGGATTGTTAAGCGCTGGGATCAGGCTTGCCAGATACTGCGCAATGGATATGCCAAAAATTGCAATCGTGATCCGTCCAAAAAAGTAGATATATACATATAAGCCACCTGCCTCTTTTGTAATCAGCTCTTTAGAGTAGCTGTACGCAGCGCTCATTCTGGGAAGAACGCTGCTCATAATAAAGAGAGGCCGAAAAGAGATCAGAAACAGGACAGCACACAGTGCAAATGCCACAAAAACGCTCCTGCCAGTCATTCCAATGCCGATACCTGTCAGCGTAATAATTCCTGATCCTATTGTAAAGCCGGTTGCCATCGTAAGTGTTTCGAAAAAAGAAAGCCTGTTGTCTTTTTTCATCTGGTAACCTCCCGGCAGATAAGTCTATTGACTCGCTGCCCCAATTTTTAATTGTCAGCTACCTTTCTTTCCGCGATTTCAGCGCGCAATTCCGGTAGTTTTCTTTCATTGACATTATAAAACAGCATCGCAATCACAGCGACAAGGCTGACGCCTGCCGGGAAAAACATCGCCAACGATTTTATACCCTCTATTACTTCCGGCGTTGGCTCAACCCCGCTTTGAAGTCCGATAAGCCCAAGACCAAAGGCTGCTACGCTCGTTGAGAATACCGCCGCAATTTTTATGGAAAGCTGGTAAACACTGAATATAACCGCTCTGGCATTGTAGCCTGTCTTCCATTCACTGTAATCAGTGATATCTGCGTACATGGCTGTATTGACAACGTTCGGGAATGCGACTCCCACGTAACCAATACAGGCAATAATCAAAACAAGCGTCGCATTGCTGGCGTTAAAGAACATGAGCACCAACGCTGCACAAATCCAGACCATTCCTAAAATATAGGTTTGTTTTTTAGTCAGCTTTTTGGTGATAAACGGTACAAGCGTTGACCCAATAAGCATGAGAATACTGGTTAAGCCGAAAAATGTTGGAATGATATCCGGATTTTTGACAACATAGATATAAAAATAAGGGAACATTGCAACAATCAACAGGGTCGTTAATACTCTGCACACATCTGCGACTAAAATGGCCAAAAGCGGACGGTTTGTTACCACCTGTTTAAACATCTGTGCAACTGTAACTTTTTCGGCCTTACCACCCTTGACTGCAACGCCTGAATCCTTGTAGTCTTTTGTGGCTGCAAAAAGGTTTCCATAACCTAAAACGGTCATAAGCCCTAATAGCAAAGCCGTGATAAAAAATCCCTGTACCGTCATTTCCTGAGCGCCGGCAACCAGATAGATTAAAGGCAGTAAACACCAGCCAGCCAGAATTTTGCCAATAGAGTTTCCCTGTCCACGGAATGTGGAGAGCTGCACACGCTCCGCCGCATCAACCGTCAGTGTGGAATTTAAGGATGTGTATCCAATGTATGAAACATTTGTGGCGATACAGAATGCCGCATAAAAAATTGTATAGAGCACAATATAGACGCCCTCTGGCAGTCCTGTCAGGTTTGCACACATAATTGTGTTGAAAAGAAGTATAAAGAACGAACCAATGAGTATCCATGAACGGTAGCGTCCCCATTTAAAATTGCTTTTCTCAATAATCGGTCCAAGTATCGGAACACTGATCGTGTCCAAAATACGGCCAAAGGTCATGATAACCCCCGCCTGAACTGGAGAGATTTTCAATACCTCTGTAAAAAAAACCAGATAATAGGTATTTGAAAATGTAACCATAAAAATAAAACATAAATCTGCAAAGCCATATGAAAATTTTATATAATTACTTAATTTTTTCATCTCGATCTCCTCATCTTGCCTATCATAGCGTATAAAATCCGTTTGTTCATATTAACAGTTTGATGATAAACCCAAACAGTTTCTCCTGGGATACCTGCCAGTAAGGCTCAAGATAGCTGTTTTCCTCATAGTCTATTTCATTTTGTTCACAATACTCTTTCCAGGTTACCAGATATTTTGTATTTTCGTCCATTGCCTTCCCTCCTAATATTTTCCGTAGGATTCTACAAATTCATACAGCGCCCTTACATTTTCTGGTGTTCCGTCATTTGGATAGGTAATCCCTTTAGCAACAGTAAATATATAACCTCCGCCCGGCGCCAGAACATCCATTAATTTTT containing:
- a CDS encoding MFS transporter, yielding MKKLSNYIKFSYGFADLCFIFMVTFSNTYYLVFFTEVLKISPVQAGVIMTFGRILDTISVPILGPIIEKSNFKWGRYRSWILIGSFFILLFNTIMCANLTGLPEGVYIVLYTIFYAAFCIATNVSYIGYTSLNSTLTVDAAERVQLSTFRGQGNSIGKILAGWCLLPLIYLVAGAQEMTVQGFFITALLLGLMTVLGYGNLFAATKDYKDSGVAVKGGKAEKVTVAQMFKQVVTNRPLLAILVADVCRVLTTLLIVAMFPYFYIYVVKNPDIIPTFFGLTSILMLIGSTLVPFITKKLTKKQTYILGMVWICAALVLMFFNASNATLVLIIACIGYVGVAFPNVVNTAMYADITDYSEWKTGYNARAVIFSVYQLSIKIAAVFSTSVAAFGLGLIGLQSGVEPTPEVIEGIKSLAMFFPAGVSLVAVIAMLFYNVNERKLPELRAEIAERKVADN
- a CDS encoding uroporphyrinogen decarboxylase family protein, coding for MEINKNTVERNQLYTDVRSGKIPKRVPINLNMDAAAALEYAGYNLNIHQFDINYLIKAMERVAEDFESDNLGVTTVRFPHFYKLLGARHFQMGSDGFLQHPEISVMEPGEYDALIEAPYEFLWDKIIPRLYKELDKPWPESAMSLAKGFSSFYGTMGKIGAAKNEICLKYGKSNLGGAFAQTDAPMDFIADLLRSFTGMSMDIRRNPEKVEAACEAILPLMVKTGAKGTPEVRGACMIPLHMATYIKKKDFERFYWPTFKKLVEELVKTNTAVSIFMENDFTRYLDYMQELPQGCQLMAEFGDPKLFKEKLGSKFILTGFYPLSLLKAGTLQQVKDKAKEIIDVLAPGGNYIFSLDKSLLRANDADINLYKELLNFVKEYGVY
- a CDS encoding APC family permease, with product MKKDNRLSFFETLTMATGFTIGSGIITLTGIGIGMTGRSVFVAFALCAVLFLISFRPLFIMSSVLPRMSAAYSYSKELITKEAGGLYVYIYFFGRITIAIFGISIAQYLASLIPALNNPVGMKVVAAGVLTLFYIINLFGIKNAAIVQNILFVILVFSLLSFVIFGIGKVEPDFFEQRAFFVNGFSGFYSAVSLLFFAVGGAYIITDFAPKIKNPEKVTTKVIYIVTIGVTILYMFIGIVASGVIPQAEAAYQSLVVTARIVYPNNLFFSIFIIGGALGALITTLNSSFVWYSSSLIQACKDGWLPKAWGKTNKYEVPYILTTIFYILGLVPALLGMDLTVVSKIAVGMTILSILIPMAGILKLPEKYPEEWKQSVYSKRYPKWRLRTMVVITYLIMSTQVYALLAGNPATANVIILLYILGTGLYLFFKSKYKTLKTEGEGEKD